Proteins from one Prosthecobacter sp. genomic window:
- a CDS encoding UvrD-helicase domain-containing protein: MNRLRHILVSASAGSGKTYQLVRRHLHLLALGQPPEGIAAMTFTRKAAGEFFQRILQRLSALSQHGEKPEQYFAGMAPLPAQWPEFVALLRQVTRRLHRLRLGTMDSFFANITACFPLELGLPLGAKVMAEDEAAQARHEALDALLERIHSSRDDKAGRSLLEGFKQATFGIEERSAVTSLESWIGDHHTTWLDSDGVARWGSLPGLDFAQEDDLGAALGDLRDCFVPARPKSTQFMDELLAQASDWEPGTSLPHRVEDFLKKSSAAWPALRSGKAEVTWGGGKNDVSGSAARAWVRVAETMLRRELKCRAQRTSGMAALMELYETEYARRVRLRGRLSFADVQRLLAQATTGGAEWMDHERGDLWFRLDGRYDHWLFDEFQDTSRVQWNVVRGLVDEVMQDDSGRRSFFAVGDPKQSIYLWRQAEPGLFDDVLNSWPRHGDEGLQLETLSQSFRSAPAVLEAINAVFHDLKSVDVVLPGCTKGFEFKQHEPADRNKQLAGYAALLGVKPDSEDKSTTPVVAALLNEMRPLERGLSCAVLVRGNKDAIEVTEALRAETGMEIVCESQQRPATDNAVTLALLALLQLAAHPGDTLALEHLKMTPLWSQIEFEGHGWPLTCHDVRREVFERGFVGFAEVWTRHLRALLPEMDAFHGLRLRQFGEIAAEFDAGGLRDIDAFLQHARDMPMTVRGAANAVQVMTVHKAKGLEFDVVILPDLNGDAMDKVRRRSLIVSRDAKGISWVMQEPPRIFAPLHAALQEEMETSKQRAGFESLCRLYVAMTRAKRGLYLIAEPPPKSKDAAITEAQFLRRMLGVTDDGQEHPSYLIQWQTGDAGWFASSNRAEPKQPGFPVVSRPLGELLREFQPLAKRVTPSGEEDFQVKGSVLFGEGREPGRRLGSLVHELLALVEWWNAKSSFKELELRWKAAGLLRGEEIEKTAVAMVRDVLHSEASCAFARPSPDAEVWRERPFDLIHDGGWISGVFDRVVVRPDSVRLIDFKTDEVADEAALEAKVAGYRPQIVLYRQALARLTGLKPDRIESVLLFTRSCRLVDVK; encoded by the coding sequence GTGAACCGTCTTCGACACATCCTCGTCTCCGCCTCCGCTGGTTCGGGCAAAACGTACCAGTTGGTGCGGCGGCATCTGCATCTGCTGGCGCTCGGGCAGCCGCCGGAGGGCATCGCCGCGATGACGTTCACGCGCAAGGCGGCGGGCGAATTCTTCCAGCGCATCCTGCAGCGTCTCTCCGCGCTCTCGCAGCACGGCGAGAAGCCGGAGCAATACTTCGCGGGCATGGCTCCGTTGCCCGCGCAATGGCCGGAGTTCGTCGCGCTGCTGCGGCAGGTCACGCGGCGGCTGCATCGACTGCGGTTGGGCACGATGGACAGTTTTTTTGCCAACATCACCGCCTGTTTCCCGCTCGAACTCGGCCTCCCGCTCGGCGCCAAGGTCATGGCGGAGGATGAGGCCGCGCAGGCACGCCACGAGGCGCTCGATGCGCTGCTGGAACGCATTCATTCATCACGCGATGACAAAGCGGGCCGTTCGCTGCTCGAAGGCTTCAAGCAGGCCACGTTTGGCATCGAGGAACGCAGCGCCGTGACAAGCCTCGAATCATGGATCGGGGATCATCACACCACCTGGCTCGACAGCGATGGCGTTGCGCGTTGGGGCAGCCTGCCGGGACTCGATTTTGCGCAGGAAGACGATCTCGGTGCTGCGCTCGGTGATTTGAGGGATTGCTTTGTTCCTGCCAGGCCCAAAAGCACTCAGTTCATGGACGAGTTGCTGGCCCAGGCATCTGATTGGGAGCCAGGAACGAGTCTCCCTCATCGCGTTGAGGATTTCTTGAAGAAATCCAGTGCTGCGTGGCCGGCGCTCCGTTCTGGAAAGGCGGAAGTCACCTGGGGTGGCGGGAAAAATGATGTTTCAGGCAGCGCCGCCCGTGCCTGGGTGCGCGTGGCCGAAACAATGCTGCGGCGCGAATTGAAATGCCGGGCGCAGCGCACGAGCGGCATGGCGGCGCTCATGGAGCTGTATGAAACCGAGTATGCACGCCGCGTGCGTTTACGCGGACGGCTCTCCTTTGCCGATGTGCAACGGTTGCTCGCACAAGCTACGACAGGAGGCGCTGAATGGATGGACCATGAGCGTGGTGATTTGTGGTTCCGGCTCGATGGACGTTACGATCACTGGTTGTTCGATGAGTTTCAGGACACCAGCCGCGTGCAGTGGAATGTGGTGCGAGGATTGGTGGATGAGGTGATGCAGGATGATTCCGGCAGACGCAGTTTCTTTGCCGTCGGCGATCCGAAGCAGTCGATCTACCTCTGGCGGCAGGCGGAGCCGGGTTTGTTTGACGATGTGCTCAACTCTTGGCCGCGTCACGGCGACGAAGGACTGCAACTCGAAACGCTCAGCCAGTCGTTCCGCAGCGCGCCAGCGGTGCTGGAGGCGATCAATGCGGTCTTTCATGATCTAAAGTCGGTGGACGTGGTGCTGCCAGGCTGCACGAAGGGGTTTGAGTTCAAGCAGCACGAACCGGCGGATCGGAACAAGCAACTCGCCGGTTATGCGGCGCTGCTTGGCGTGAAGCCGGACAGCGAGGACAAATCGACCACGCCTGTTGTGGCGGCGTTGTTGAACGAGATGCGTCCGCTGGAGCGTGGCTTGTCCTGCGCGGTACTGGTGCGCGGGAACAAGGACGCGATTGAGGTCACGGAGGCTTTGCGAGCTGAGACCGGGATGGAAATCGTGTGCGAATCGCAGCAGCGTCCGGCCACGGACAATGCGGTGACGCTGGCGCTGCTCGCGCTGCTGCAACTGGCCGCGCATCCAGGTGACACGCTGGCACTGGAGCACCTGAAAATGACGCCGCTGTGGTCGCAGATCGAGTTTGAGGGCCACGGCTGGCCGCTGACCTGCCATGACGTGCGCAGGGAGGTGTTTGAGCGCGGTTTCGTCGGCTTCGCGGAAGTCTGGACGCGGCATCTGCGCGCGCTGCTGCCGGAGATGGATGCGTTTCATGGACTGCGCCTGCGCCAGTTTGGCGAGATCGCCGCCGAGTTTGATGCGGGCGGCTTGCGCGACATCGACGCGTTCCTGCAACATGCGCGCGACATGCCGATGACGGTGCGCGGCGCGGCGAACGCGGTGCAGGTGATGACGGTTCACAAGGCGAAGGGCCTGGAGTTCGACGTGGTGATTCTGCCAGACCTCAATGGCGATGCGATGGACAAGGTGCGGCGGAGATCGCTGATCGTGAGCCGTGATGCGAAGGGCATTTCCTGGGTCATGCAGGAGCCGCCGCGCATCTTTGCGCCGCTGCATGCGGCGTTGCAGGAGGAGATGGAGACTTCGAAGCAGCGGGCTGGCTTTGAGTCGCTCTGCCGGCTGTATGTGGCGATGACACGGGCGAAACGCGGGCTGTATCTCATCGCGGAGCCGCCGCCGAAGTCGAAGGACGCGGCGATCACGGAAGCGCAGTTTTTGCGGAGGATGCTGGGCGTGACGGACGACGGACAGGAGCATCCATCGTACTTGATACAATGGCAGACGGGCGATGCGGGGTGGTTCGCGAGTTCAAATCGCGCAGAGCCCAAGCAGCCAGGTTTCCCTGTTGTTTCGCGCCCGCTGGGGGAGTTGCTGCGCGAGTTTCAGCCGCTGGCGAAGCGTGTGACGCCGTCAGGAGAGGAAGATTTTCAGGTGAAGGGCAGCGTGCTGTTCGGCGAGGGTCGTGAGCCGGGACGCAGGTTGGGGAGTCTTGTTCACGAACTGCTGGCGCTGGTGGAGTGGTGGAATGCGAAGTCGAGCTTCAAAGAACTCGAATTACGCTGGAAGGCGGCGGGATTGCTGCGCGGCGAGGAGATCGAAAAGACGGCGGTGGCCATGGTGCGTGATGTTTTGCACTCGGAGGCGTCTTGTGCCTTTGCCAGGCCGTCTCCAGACGCAGAGGTGTGGCGGGAGCGTCCATTTGACCTGATTCACGATGGAGGATGGATCAGCGGCGTGTTTGATCGTGTGGTGGTGCGGCCTGATTCGGTGCGGCTCATTGATTTCAAGACGGACGAGGTGGCCGATGAGGCAGCCCTGGAGGCCAAGGTGGCGGGCTACCGGCCGCAGATTGTGCTGTACCGTCAGGCGCTGGCACGGCTGACGGGTTTGAAACCGGATAGGATCGAGAGCGTGCTGCTGTTTACCCGAAGTTGTCGTCTGGTGGACGTAAAGTGA
- a CDS encoding sigma-70 family RNA polymerase sigma factor, translating into MSPHYRRASPSSGFCAARRAFDPDMSLPELSEEDLLQRVGRRDSRAFDQLYDALAPRLYGLLRQMLHDEREAEEVLQDGFVLLWERASSYDASRSKAFTFAVMIFRNKAIDRMRMLGRRNRLVDSAALEEVTLSPQVPAADDEAQTNERGMVVRKALTDLPKEQRQLIEFAFLKGLTHHVIADSLGIPLGTVKTNIRRGLLRLRDLLKGGD; encoded by the coding sequence GTGTCCCCACACTACCGCCGGGCCTCCCCCTCCTCCGGCTTCTGTGCGGCCCGACGTGCCTTTGACCCCGACATGAGCCTGCCCGAACTCAGCGAAGAAGATCTGCTCCAGCGTGTGGGACGCAGGGACTCGCGTGCCTTCGACCAGCTCTACGATGCGCTTGCTCCGCGGTTGTACGGCCTGCTGCGGCAGATGCTGCATGATGAGCGCGAGGCTGAGGAGGTACTGCAGGACGGCTTCGTGCTTCTGTGGGAGCGGGCTTCGAGCTATGACGCGTCACGCAGCAAGGCTTTTACTTTCGCCGTGATGATTTTCCGCAACAAGGCCATCGATCGCATGCGCATGCTGGGCCGCCGCAACCGCCTGGTGGACAGTGCTGCTTTGGAGGAGGTGACGCTGTCCCCGCAAGTGCCCGCCGCCGATGACGAGGCGCAGACGAATGAGCGTGGCATGGTGGTGCGCAAGGCGCTGACTGATCTGCCGAAGGAGCAGCGCCAGTTGATCGAATTCGCCTTTTTGAAGGGGCTCACGCATCATGTGATTGCCGACTCGCTGGGCATTCCGCTCGGCACCGTGAAGACGAACATCCGCCGCGGGCTGCTGCGCCTGCGTGATCTGCTGAAAGGAGGCGACTGA
- a CDS encoding anti-sigma factor — MDERHEELAALNAFGMLEGDEQRVLSGACVSDKELRALSVELEQTTAELGHLVAPMAPPVDMKRRIRGKIRSRGGRLSTLSRGAVIGAVGWALAAALAVASVWLWNERVQLTKQFAALSKVIIPVTPAANGKTESRSLEDELKSLRDDFEAKKTALSTEVEALSKRETEANARITQLTTETEALKKRDALAQVQIATLQSSVWEYRKSVAVVVWDDEKHQGVLKLEKMPPVDAGKDYQLWVFDPKKPQPVNAGVVQVDSKGFAKIDFKPVDAVSGAAKFALSVEKKGGVPKNEGPIVLSGP, encoded by the coding sequence ATGGACGAACGGCATGAGGAACTGGCTGCTCTGAACGCCTTCGGCATGTTGGAGGGTGATGAGCAGCGCGTGCTTTCCGGCGCCTGCGTTTCGGACAAGGAACTGCGTGCGCTGAGTGTGGAACTGGAGCAGACGACGGCGGAACTGGGTCACCTCGTGGCACCCATGGCTCCCCCTGTGGATATGAAACGCCGCATTCGTGGCAAAATCCGTTCGCGCGGGGGAAGGCTGTCCACGCTCTCGCGAGGCGCGGTGATTGGTGCCGTCGGCTGGGCGCTGGCGGCCGCGCTGGCCGTGGCCTCGGTGTGGCTCTGGAATGAGCGTGTGCAACTGACGAAGCAGTTCGCCGCCTTGAGCAAGGTGATCATTCCCGTGACTCCTGCCGCCAATGGCAAGACGGAGTCGCGCAGCCTGGAAGATGAACTGAAGAGTCTGCGGGATGACTTTGAGGCGAAAAAGACCGCGCTTAGCACAGAAGTCGAAGCCTTGAGCAAGCGCGAGACGGAGGCCAATGCCCGCATCACCCAGCTCACCACCGAGACCGAGGCGCTGAAGAAGCGTGATGCGCTGGCACAGGTGCAGATCGCCACGCTGCAAAGCTCGGTCTGGGAGTATCGCAAGAGCGTGGCGGTCGTTGTCTGGGATGACGAGAAACACCAGGGCGTGCTCAAGCTCGAAAAAATGCCGCCGGTGGATGCCGGGAAGGATTACCAGCTCTGGGTCTTTGATCCGAAGAAACCACAGCCAGTGAACGCGGGCGTGGTGCAGGTGGACTCCAAAGGTTTCGCCAAGATCGACTTCAAACCCGTCGATGCCGTGAGCGGCGCGGCGAAGTTTGCGCTCAGCGTCGAGAAAAAAGGCGGCGTGCCAAAGAACGAAGGTCCGATCGTGCTGAGCGGGCCGTAA
- a CDS encoding phosphoglycerate kinase has translation MPKQTIRDIDLAGKRVFVRVDFNVPLEEKDGQMVITDATRIQETLPTIKFLIEKGAKVILASHLGRPKGQRDPKQSLAPVAPALSALIGQPVDFANDCIGDEAKTKALALANGGVLLLENTRFHAGEEKNDATLAKGMADLAEIFVNDAFGSAHRAHSSTAGIADYLPAVSGLLMEKELTWLHDELENPERPFVVILGGAKVSDKIGVINRLLEKADTIIIGGGMAYTFRKLVQGISIGKSLYKPEWEPIAQAALDKAKERGVKILIPVDAMITDAFDFDAKKFGNIKFTAVGESIPDGWEGVDIGPESVKLFSEEISKAKTVIWNGPMGVFEIKEASKGTFDIAEAMAANSSAKNIIGGGDSVKAVKKAKLGDKMTFISTGGGASLELLEGKVLPGVACLKEK, from the coding sequence ATGCCCAAGCAGACCATTCGTGACATCGACCTCGCCGGAAAACGCGTCTTTGTGCGCGTCGATTTCAACGTGCCGCTCGAAGAAAAAGACGGCCAGATGGTCATCACCGACGCTACCCGCATTCAGGAAACACTGCCGACCATCAAGTTCCTCATCGAAAAAGGAGCGAAAGTCATCCTCGCCAGCCACTTGGGTCGCCCGAAAGGCCAGCGTGACCCGAAACAGAGCCTCGCGCCCGTCGCCCCAGCTCTCAGCGCCCTGATCGGCCAGCCGGTCGATTTCGCCAACGACTGCATTGGTGACGAGGCTAAGACCAAGGCGCTCGCGCTGGCCAACGGCGGTGTCCTTTTGCTCGAAAACACCCGTTTCCACGCGGGTGAAGAAAAGAACGACGCCACACTCGCGAAGGGCATGGCCGATCTCGCCGAGATCTTCGTGAACGACGCCTTCGGCTCCGCGCACCGTGCTCATAGCTCCACCGCAGGCATCGCGGATTACCTTCCTGCCGTTTCCGGCCTCCTCATGGAGAAGGAACTGACCTGGTTGCACGATGAACTCGAAAACCCCGAGCGTCCCTTCGTCGTCATCCTCGGTGGTGCGAAGGTCAGCGACAAAATCGGCGTCATCAATCGCCTGCTCGAAAAGGCCGACACCATCATCATCGGCGGCGGCATGGCCTACACTTTCCGCAAGCTCGTGCAGGGCATCTCCATCGGCAAAAGCCTATACAAACCCGAGTGGGAACCCATCGCGCAGGCGGCTCTCGACAAGGCCAAGGAGCGCGGCGTGAAGATCCTCATCCCCGTGGATGCGATGATCACCGACGCTTTTGACTTCGACGCGAAGAAGTTCGGCAACATCAAGTTCACCGCTGTCGGCGAAAGCATCCCGGACGGCTGGGAGGGCGTCGATATCGGCCCTGAGTCCGTGAAGCTCTTTAGCGAGGAAATTTCCAAGGCGAAGACCGTCATCTGGAACGGCCCGATGGGCGTGTTCGAGATCAAGGAGGCTTCCAAAGGCACCTTTGACATCGCCGAGGCCATGGCGGCCAATTCCAGCGCCAAAAACATCATCGGCGGCGGCGACAGCGTGAAAGCCGTCAAGAAAGCCAAGCTCGGCGACAAAATGACCTTCATCTCCACCGGCGGCGGTGCCAGCCTCGAACTGCTCGAAGGCAAAGTCTTGCCCGGCGTTGCCTGCTTGAAGGAAAAATAA
- the tpiA gene encoding triose-phosphate isomerase — protein sequence MPIAHFRKPIIAANWKMHMTPQETDDFLRAFARLVPGKVPVQIVVAPPFVSLERANNALVTAREQSVELAAQNMSAQPAGAFTGEISARMVKECGCRHVILGHSERRSLYGETSAIVNAKVLAALEARLHPILCIGETLAERDGGQIEQVLESQLRESLAEVGPRRILDCVIAYEPVWAIGTGRTASPEQAQEAHAFTRKVLGDMFGADVAVKIRIQYGGSVKPNNMAELISQPDVDGALVGGASMETGSFWEICRAAIDWANANA from the coding sequence ATGCCCATCGCTCACTTCCGCAAACCGATCATCGCCGCCAACTGGAAAATGCACATGACTCCGCAGGAGACGGATGACTTTCTCCGTGCCTTCGCCCGTCTCGTGCCTGGCAAGGTGCCTGTGCAGATCGTCGTGGCCCCGCCGTTCGTCAGTCTGGAACGCGCGAACAACGCGCTCGTGACAGCTCGTGAGCAGAGTGTGGAACTGGCCGCGCAAAATATGAGCGCCCAGCCTGCCGGTGCCTTCACCGGCGAAATCAGCGCCCGCATGGTCAAGGAATGCGGCTGCCGTCATGTCATTCTCGGCCACAGCGAGCGCCGCAGCCTCTATGGTGAGACGAGCGCCATTGTGAATGCCAAGGTGCTCGCCGCGCTCGAAGCGCGCCTTCACCCCATCCTGTGCATCGGCGAAACACTGGCCGAGCGCGATGGTGGTCAGATCGAGCAGGTGCTTGAGAGCCAGCTCCGCGAATCTCTGGCCGAAGTCGGCCCGCGCCGCATCCTCGATTGCGTCATCGCCTACGAACCCGTATGGGCCATCGGCACCGGCCGCACTGCCAGCCCGGAGCAGGCGCAGGAGGCCCATGCCTTCACCCGCAAGGTGCTGGGCGACATGTTTGGCGCTGATGTGGCCGTGAAAATCCGCATCCAATACGGCGGCAGCGTGAAGCCTAACAACATGGCCGAGCTGATCAGCCAGCCCGACGTGGACGGTGCTCTCGTGGGCGGTGCCAGCATGGAAACCGGTTCCTTCTGGGAAATTTGCCGTGCCGCCATCGATTGGGCGAACGCCAACGCGTAG
- a CDS encoding neutral/alkaline non-lysosomal ceramidase N-terminal domain-containing protein, translating to MRKVLLPILLFILQTAVLSAQNGPFWKAGASHVDITPDYPVRLSGYGNRTTEFEKVAQRLHANALALQWKEDAPAIIVTVDNCGVPSTVRAEVLKRLAALGKTIADERFTLHSTHTHCAPMLKGVLPFLFGADLPADQQQRVERYTEELTVEIVQAVAEALGKMEPARLDWSSGKVYFAFNRRLKTETGFQNAQNFNGPTDRALPVLRVKSADGKKLIATHASYACHCTTLNFNEVHGDWAGRAHEEMELRFPGAVCLIAIGCGADQNPYPRYEIGRASQHGVSIAKEIVRLINLPMHAVTGPLNCANKEVMLPFEKVPAADEWKAKAADTNKWKAYHARKHLALLERGVKLPSALPYTIQVWHYGKDLLTINLPGEVVVDYSLRFKREFDPARTWVNGYSNDVPCYIPSQRVWEEGGYEAADAMIYYGRPTRFASGIEGIIASTVKTLVPEEFVSRRMQNPAAPLSESVKIKK from the coding sequence ATGCGCAAGGTTCTCCTCCCGATCCTCTTGTTCATTCTGCAGACGGCAGTGCTGTCGGCGCAGAATGGGCCTTTCTGGAAAGCTGGCGCAAGCCACGTGGACATCACGCCGGATTACCCGGTCCGGCTCAGCGGCTACGGCAACCGCACCACGGAGTTTGAGAAAGTGGCGCAGCGTCTCCACGCGAATGCCCTGGCCTTGCAATGGAAGGAGGATGCCCCGGCCATCATCGTCACCGTCGATAACTGCGGCGTGCCTTCGACCGTGCGCGCCGAGGTGCTCAAACGCCTCGCCGCCCTCGGTAAAACCATCGCCGACGAGCGCTTCACCCTGCATTCCACCCACACCCATTGCGCGCCGATGCTCAAGGGCGTGCTGCCCTTCCTCTTTGGCGCTGATCTCCCCGCCGACCAGCAGCAGCGCGTGGAAAGGTACACGGAGGAACTCACCGTGGAAATCGTCCAGGCCGTTGCCGAAGCCTTGGGGAAAATGGAGCCTGCCCGCCTCGACTGGAGCAGCGGCAAGGTTTATTTCGCCTTTAACCGTCGGCTGAAGACCGAAACCGGCTTTCAGAACGCGCAGAACTTCAACGGCCCCACCGACCGCGCCCTGCCCGTCCTGCGTGTGAAAAGCGCCGACGGCAAAAAACTCATCGCCACGCACGCCAGTTACGCCTGCCACTGCACCACGCTTAATTTTAACGAGGTCCATGGTGACTGGGCAGGGCGTGCGCACGAGGAAATGGAGCTGCGCTTCCCTGGAGCCGTGTGTCTCATTGCCATCGGCTGTGGTGCGGATCAGAACCCGTATCCGCGCTATGAGATCGGACGCGCAAGCCAGCATGGCGTCAGCATCGCGAAGGAAATAGTGCGTCTCATCAATCTGCCCATGCATGCCGTCACCGGCCCGCTCAACTGCGCAAACAAAGAAGTCATGCTGCCCTTTGAAAAAGTGCCCGCTGCAGACGAATGGAAGGCGAAGGCTGCTGACACCAACAAATGGAAGGCATATCACGCCAGGAAGCATCTCGCCCTGCTCGAGCGTGGCGTGAAACTCCCGTCCGCGCTGCCCTACACGATTCAAGTGTGGCATTACGGCAAGGATTTGCTCACCATCAACCTGCCCGGTGAAGTCGTGGTGGACTACAGCCTGCGCTTCAAACGCGAGTTCGACCCCGCGCGCACCTGGGTCAACGGCTACAGCAACGACGTGCCTTGTTACATCCCCTCGCAGCGTGTGTGGGAAGAAGGCGGCTACGAAGCTGCAGACGCCATGATTTATTACGGCCGCCCCACACGTTTTGCTTCCGGCATCGAAGGCATCATCGCCAGCACGGTGAAAACGCTCGTGCCGGAGGAGTTTGTCTCACGCCGCATGCAGAATCCGGCGGCGCCTTTGTCCGAGAGCGTCAAGATCAAGAAGTAA
- a CDS encoding methyltransferase domain-containing protein, translating to MNITNWDQAYQENFTPWDKGLPSPPLVEWLVRNKLTGRVLVPGCGVGHDVAHLVSLGIDAHGLDIAPTAIAQAKERYPQMAERFVCGDLFEFSGQFDAIVEHTCLCALPPEWRGRYRDAAVSLLKPGGRLIGVFFINPEMDPGETGPPFGISLDELTALFAQRFEIIESHVPETAYPGREGRECLRVLRLTS from the coding sequence ATGAACATCACCAACTGGGATCAGGCCTACCAGGAAAATTTCACCCCGTGGGACAAAGGGCTGCCTTCACCACCGCTGGTGGAATGGCTGGTGCGGAACAAGCTCACAGGACGTGTTCTGGTGCCGGGATGCGGCGTGGGACATGACGTGGCGCACCTCGTTTCGCTGGGAATCGACGCGCATGGCCTCGACATCGCGCCCACGGCGATCGCGCAGGCGAAGGAACGCTATCCGCAGATGGCGGAGCGCTTTGTGTGTGGCGATCTGTTTGAGTTCAGCGGCCAGTTTGACGCCATCGTGGAGCACACCTGCCTGTGCGCACTGCCGCCGGAGTGGCGCGGGCGTTATCGAGACGCGGCAGTTTCACTGTTGAAGCCGGGCGGACGGCTCATCGGTGTGTTTTTCATCAACCCGGAGATGGACCCTGGCGAAACAGGGCCGCCGTTTGGCATCTCGCTGGATGAATTGACCGCCCTGTTCGCGCAGCGCTTCGAAATCATCGAGAGCCACGTGCCTGAGACCGCTTATCCAGGGCGTGAGGGCCGTGAGTGTCTCCGCGTACTGCGGCTTACTTCTTGA
- a CDS encoding DUF1501 domain-containing protein, with protein sequence MSPRFNPTGACSPLSRRQLLSAGGLGMFGLTMPRFLWAAEHQPLEKLVAKAKSVIFCFQWGGPSHLETFDMKPDAPEGIRGFHKPIKSSADGIWVSEKLPKTAKVMDKVTLVRSVHHTMKNHNSAGYYALSGHAPPSDDQRLKDSPDLFPAYSSVVDALAPLKGEIPTATTFPYIVSDGSVTPGQRASFLGKEHDPFIVLRDPNAPDFALPELSLPSGVSFERLNARRELQKLVDSQTRMLDFSAEARGIESYYDKALSMLHSEKLRAAFDLTKEPDKVRDAYGRSPYGQSLLMARRLVEAGVKFVTVNFSQGIGGQSTTEGGWDTHGFNDTRMFPIIEKYHLPITEQTLPTFLTDLDERGLLDETLVVWVGEFGRTPKINKNISRDHWPQCYTALLAGGGVKRGFVHGASDKNGEHPADKPVKPDDLAATMYHLLGMHSETMVKDVIGRDVPISYGKVIHDIIG encoded by the coding sequence ATGTCCCCTCGTTTCAATCCCACAGGCGCATGTTCGCCCCTCAGCCGCCGCCAACTGCTCTCCGCAGGCGGTTTGGGGATGTTCGGGCTGACGATGCCGCGCTTTCTGTGGGCGGCGGAGCATCAGCCGCTGGAAAAGCTCGTGGCGAAGGCGAAGTCGGTCATCTTTTGCTTCCAGTGGGGCGGGCCGAGCCATCTGGAGACCTTTGACATGAAACCGGATGCTCCTGAGGGCATTCGTGGTTTTCACAAGCCGATCAAGTCGAGCGCGGATGGCATCTGGGTCTCGGAGAAACTGCCGAAAACGGCGAAGGTGATGGACAAGGTCACGCTGGTCCGCTCCGTGCATCACACGATGAAAAATCACAACAGCGCGGGCTACTACGCGTTGAGCGGCCATGCGCCGCCGAGTGATGACCAGCGGCTCAAGGATTCGCCGGATCTGTTTCCGGCCTATTCGTCGGTCGTGGATGCCCTGGCTCCATTGAAAGGCGAAATTCCGACTGCGACGACCTTTCCTTACATTGTGAGTGACGGCTCCGTGACGCCGGGACAACGCGCGAGCTTTCTGGGCAAGGAGCATGATCCCTTCATCGTGCTGCGCGATCCGAACGCGCCGGACTTTGCGCTGCCGGAGCTGAGTTTGCCAAGCGGTGTGAGTTTTGAGCGTCTGAATGCACGGCGAGAGCTGCAAAAGCTCGTCGATTCACAGACGAGGATGCTCGATTTCTCCGCCGAGGCGCGTGGCATCGAAAGCTATTACGACAAAGCTTTGTCGATGCTGCACAGCGAGAAGCTGCGCGCTGCCTTCGACCTCACGAAGGAGCCGGACAAGGTGCGCGATGCGTATGGCCGCTCGCCCTATGGCCAGAGCCTGCTTATGGCGCGACGTCTTGTGGAAGCAGGCGTGAAGTTTGTGACGGTCAATTTTTCCCAAGGCATCGGCGGGCAAAGCACGACCGAGGGCGGCTGGGACACACACGGGTTCAATGACACGCGCATGTTCCCGATCATTGAAAAGTATCATCTGCCGATCACCGAGCAGACGCTGCCGACTTTTTTGACCGATCTCGATGAACGCGGTCTGCTGGACGAGACGCTCGTCGTGTGGGTCGGTGAGTTTGGGCGCACGCCGAAGATCAACAAGAACATCTCCCGTGATCACTGGCCGCAGTGCTACACCGCGCTGCTCGCCGGCGGCGGTGTGAAGCGCGGTTTTGTGCATGGCGCGTCTGACAAGAACGGCGAGCATCCCGCCGACAAGCCGGTGAAGCCCGATGATCTCGCGGCCACGATGTATCACCTGCTCGGCATGCACTCCGAAACAATGGTCAAAGACGTGATCGGCCGCGACGTGCCGATCAGTTATGGCAAAGTCATTCACGACATCATCGGATGA
- a CDS encoding CDP-alcohol phosphatidyltransferase family protein, which yields MSSDPSARRPLKSRSTAWAQFFSRGMLRLGLKPNTVSLLGIVCAAVGGGAALMAVRSDSAWLFWLIAAVGVQLRLFCNMMDGLLAVEGGLKSATGELFNEIPDRIDDAFILVPLGYAGGTEWSIALGWAAMGGSVLTAYVRALGASITGKHDFCGPMAKPHRMFTVTLGCLGMLTLDLMQVALPLLTWTIAVINAGIVITVWRRVSHLAKVLHQRPS from the coding sequence ATGAGCAGCGATCCTTCGGCACGTCGTCCTTTGAAGTCGCGCAGCACGGCTTGGGCTCAGTTTTTTTCGCGTGGAATGCTGCGTCTCGGATTAAAGCCGAACACCGTTTCCCTGTTGGGGATTGTTTGCGCGGCTGTCGGCGGCGGGGCGGCGTTGATGGCGGTCCGGTCGGATTCGGCGTGGCTCTTCTGGCTCATCGCGGCCGTAGGAGTTCAGCTCCGCTTGTTCTGCAACATGATGGACGGCCTGCTCGCGGTTGAAGGCGGTCTCAAATCGGCCACGGGCGAGCTTTTCAATGAGATCCCCGACCGCATCGACGACGCCTTCATCCTGGTGCCGCTGGGATACGCCGGAGGCACGGAGTGGAGCATCGCGCTAGGCTGGGCGGCGATGGGCGGCTCGGTGTTGACCGCCTATGTTCGTGCCCTCGGCGCCAGCATCACCGGCAAGCACGATTTCTGCGGACCGATGGCGAAACCGCACCGGATGTTCACGGTGACGCTGGGCTGCCTGGGAATGCTGACGCTGGACCTGATGCAGGTCGCACTCCCGCTGCTGACCTGGACCATTGCTGTCATCAATGCAGGTATCGTTATTACCGTCTGGCGGCGTGTCAGTCATCTGGCAAAAGTCCTTCACCAAAGACCCTCATGA